A genome region from Nocardioides cynanchi includes the following:
- a CDS encoding proline iminopeptidase-family hydrolase → MTDYLDTTGRPDRISGGVRMIPVSTPSGEYEVWTKRVGNNPTTKVLLLHGGPGCTHEYFEPCDSFLPAAGVEYYYYDQLGSHYSDQPDDPTLWAIDRFVDEVEQVRQALGLDADSFVLMGQSWGGVLAMEYALAHQEHLKGLVISNMMASGPAYNAYAEDVLMPAMDQDALAEIKRLEATGATDDPSYEALLYEHHYRHHVCRMPVDQWPDPVNRAMAHINPAIYVPMQGPSELGLSGVLLDWDRTADLHRIEVPTLVMGAEHDTMDPAHLRWMADQLPRGRYHHCPEGSHLAIVDDQETYFDGLLGFLRELDA, encoded by the coding sequence ATGACCGACTACCTCGACACCACCGGCCGCCCGGACCGGATCTCCGGCGGGGTCCGGATGATCCCGGTCAGCACACCCTCGGGGGAGTACGAGGTCTGGACCAAGCGGGTCGGCAACAACCCGACGACCAAGGTGCTGCTCCTGCACGGCGGCCCGGGCTGCACCCACGAGTACTTCGAGCCGTGCGACTCGTTCCTGCCGGCGGCCGGGGTGGAGTACTACTACTACGACCAGCTCGGCTCCCACTACAGCGACCAGCCCGACGACCCCACGCTGTGGGCCATCGACCGCTTCGTCGACGAGGTCGAGCAGGTGCGCCAGGCGCTCGGCCTCGACGCCGACAGCTTCGTGCTGATGGGCCAGTCGTGGGGTGGCGTGCTGGCGATGGAGTACGCGCTGGCGCATCAGGAGCATCTCAAGGGCCTGGTGATCTCCAACATGATGGCCAGCGGCCCGGCGTACAACGCCTATGCCGAGGACGTCCTGATGCCGGCGATGGACCAGGACGCCCTCGCCGAGATCAAGCGGCTGGAGGCGACCGGGGCGACCGACGACCCGTCGTACGAGGCGCTGCTGTACGAGCACCACTACCGCCACCACGTGTGCCGGATGCCGGTCGACCAGTGGCCCGACCCGGTCAACCGGGCGATGGCCCACATCAACCCGGCCATCTATGTGCCGATGCAGGGGCCGAGCGAGCTCGGGCTGAGCGGGGTGCTGCTCGACTGGGACCGCACCGCCGACCTGCACCGGATCGAGGTGCCCACGCTGGTGATGGGAGCCGAGCACGACACCATGGATCCGGCCCACCTGCGCTGGATGGCCGACCAGCTGCCCCGGGGCCGCTACCACCACTGCCCCGAGGGCAGCCACCTCGCCATCGTCGAC
- a CDS encoding phospholipase D-like domain-containing protein → MTDVSSWFLSKAERANPTTCLDDHHPGDRAWSEGNLVRHLIHGSEYFRELYDAIEGAQAGDLLFFTDWQGDADEQLIGIPGSEVVEVLCRADERGVDVRGLVWRSHMSQTGFFASQNRHLGEQLQKRGAEVLLDMRVRTGGSHHQKFVVIRYRDDPTRDVAFVGGMDLAHNRRDDATHRGDPQPQTLTEEYGPNPPWHDVQVAIHGPAVYDVETVFRERWEDPTPLSQAPWRRLADKLRRLDTTPDPLPEQWPPPPEAGPHPVQLLRTYPNLRHGRDYPFARGGERSVARGYTKAVARAERIVYVEDQYFWGHDVADVFEPTLRDHPELRLVVVIPLVPDIAGLNRVPQYLGRERAIETLMRIAPGRVAAYGIENHAGTPVYVHAKVCVIDDLWASTGSDNFNRRSWTHDSELSAVVLDHDYALDFRLTLAAEHLDRLDDVAAGDLREVMSDCVDPAGLYDVYAASAARLEAWHRDGNLGERPPGRLRPIPLPKLSKAKRVLAKVPLEVVHDPDGRPGPLRGEAQY, encoded by the coding sequence ATGACCGACGTCTCGAGCTGGTTCCTGAGCAAGGCCGAGCGGGCCAACCCGACCACGTGTCTCGACGACCACCACCCCGGTGACCGAGCCTGGTCGGAGGGCAACCTGGTTCGGCACCTGATCCACGGCTCGGAGTACTTCCGCGAGCTGTACGACGCGATCGAGGGCGCGCAGGCGGGCGACCTGCTGTTCTTCACCGACTGGCAGGGTGATGCCGACGAGCAGCTGATCGGCATCCCCGGCAGCGAGGTCGTCGAGGTGCTGTGCCGGGCCGACGAGCGCGGCGTCGACGTGCGCGGTCTCGTCTGGCGCTCGCACATGAGCCAGACCGGCTTCTTCGCCTCCCAGAACCGGCACCTGGGCGAGCAGCTCCAGAAGCGCGGCGCCGAGGTGCTGCTGGACATGCGGGTCCGGACCGGCGGTTCGCACCACCAGAAGTTCGTGGTCATCCGCTACCGGGACGACCCGACGCGTGACGTCGCGTTCGTGGGCGGCATGGACCTCGCCCACAACCGCCGCGACGACGCCACCCACCGCGGCGACCCGCAGCCGCAGACCCTGACCGAGGAGTACGGCCCCAACCCGCCCTGGCACGACGTCCAGGTGGCGATCCACGGACCGGCCGTGTACGACGTGGAGACGGTCTTCCGCGAGCGCTGGGAGGACCCGACCCCGCTCTCTCAGGCCCCGTGGCGCCGGCTGGCCGACAAGCTGCGTCGGCTCGACACGACCCCCGACCCGCTTCCCGAGCAGTGGCCGCCGCCGCCCGAGGCCGGCCCGCACCCGGTCCAGCTGCTGCGCACCTATCCCAACCTCCGGCACGGACGCGACTACCCGTTCGCCCGCGGCGGGGAGCGCAGCGTGGCCCGCGGCTACACCAAGGCGGTGGCGCGGGCCGAGCGGATCGTCTACGTCGAGGACCAGTACTTCTGGGGTCACGACGTGGCCGACGTCTTCGAGCCGACCCTGCGCGACCACCCGGAGCTGCGCCTGGTGGTGGTGATCCCCCTGGTGCCCGACATCGCCGGCCTCAACCGGGTGCCGCAGTACCTCGGCCGGGAGCGTGCGATCGAGACCCTGATGCGGATCGCGCCGGGCCGGGTGGCGGCGTACGGCATCGAGAACCACGCCGGCACGCCGGTCTACGTCCATGCCAAGGTCTGTGTGATCGACGACCTCTGGGCCAGCACCGGATCCGACAACTTCAACCGGCGCTCCTGGACCCACGACTCCGAGCTCAGCGCCGTGGTCCTCGACCACGACTACGCCCTCGACTTCCGGCTCACGCTCGCAGCCGAGCACCTCGACCGGCTCGACGACGTGGCCGCGGGCGACCTGCGTGAGGTGATGAGCGACTGCGTCGACCCCGCCGGGCTGTACGACGTGTACGCCGCCAGCGCGGCCCGGCTCGAGGCCTGGCACCGGGATGGCAACCTCGGTGAGCGTCCGCCGGGCCGGCTCCGCCCGATCCCGCTGCCGAAGCTGTCGAAGGCCAAGCGGGTGCTGGCCAAGGTGCCGCTCGAGGTCGTCCACGACCCCGACGGTCGGCCCGGTCCGCTCCGAGGAGAGGCGCAGTACTGA